In Verrucomicrobiota bacterium, a single window of DNA contains:
- a CDS encoding tyrosine-type recombinase/integrase — MEHRRVLNTPQSTLSNMTYCLGYFVKYLSEQSINSWKQINQATIKKYQHYMTLCGYSRATQKNQIYYVKGLLSFLYEKGIISTDLASAFQTPKAVESLPKNVLTISEVEQILQCPDLSSAKGIRDRALLEVIYSSGLRLKELANLKIDHVDLDQGLLIVVQGKGAKDRITPIGEVAVKYLSRYINMTRKNWCSKQPTQYALWLSSRFDHLPLTTDALARCIRDIAKQALSKTVSPHAFRHACATHMLNSGASVHHVQKQLGHKSITSTQVYTHLSINDLKQTLSKTHPRK; from the coding sequence GTGGAGCACAGAAGAGTTTTGAATACGCCTCAATCAACTTTAAGCAACATGACCTATTGCCTTGGATACTTTGTAAAATATCTATCTGAGCAGAGCATTAATAGCTGGAAGCAGATAAATCAAGCGACCATCAAGAAGTATCAGCATTATATGACTCTTTGCGGTTATTCACGAGCTACACAGAAGAATCAAATCTATTATGTGAAGGGCTTGTTATCCTTTTTATATGAGAAAGGAATTATTTCTACTGACCTGGCTTCTGCATTTCAGACGCCTAAAGCTGTAGAGTCATTACCCAAGAATGTGTTGACTATATCAGAGGTAGAACAAATTCTTCAATGTCCGGACCTCTCATCGGCTAAAGGTATTCGAGATAGAGCACTGCTAGAAGTTATCTACTCATCCGGCCTTCGACTAAAAGAACTGGCTAACCTTAAAATTGATCATGTTGATTTAGATCAAGGACTATTGATTGTCGTTCAAGGAAAAGGAGCCAAGGACAGAATTACTCCGATTGGAGAAGTTGCCGTTAAATACTTGAGTCGATACATCAATATGACTCGAAAGAATTGGTGTAGTAAGCAGCCAACACAATATGCTCTCTGGCTCTCCAGTAGATTTGATCATTTGCCTCTTACAACGGATGCTTTAGCTAGATGTATCAGGGACATTGCTAAGCAGGCTTTGAGTAAGACCGTCTCTCCTCATGCTTTCAGACATGCTTGTGCTACCCATATGCTCAATTCAGGGGCGTCTGTTCATCATGTTCAAAAGCAACTTGGGCATAAGTCCATTACAAGCACGCAAGTCTATACACACTTGTCTATTAATGATCTAAAACAAACGCTAAGCAAAACTCATCCCAGAAAATGA